Part of the Lolium rigidum isolate FL_2022 chromosome 6, APGP_CSIRO_Lrig_0.1, whole genome shotgun sequence genome, CACATGCTTGCAATCCATCATCTGCTGCGAAGTGGTCATAAATCCAGTCTGGAAAATATTGTTCGCTGGAACTTTTTGCCATTGAGTTCACATTTTTCCTTCCCCCAACCATCTCTAACAACATCATTCCATAACTATAAACATCTGACTTTGTTGAAACCACACCGAAGTTTCGATAGTGAACTTCCGGAGCGATGAATCCAATTGTTCCTCTAGGACCAGTCATCGAAAGCTTGCTCTCATTTGCATGACACAATTTAGCTAGACCAAAATCAGCAATCTTTGGGGTAAAATCCTTGTCTAGAAGGATATTCTGAGGCTTGATATCGAAATGAACAATCCGAGAATTACAGCCATGGTGCAAGTAGTCTAGGCCACGAGCAATCCCAATTGCTATCGCATAGAGCCTCTCCCATCCTAAAGTTTCTTTTGGGTTCCCTGAGTATATGTACTTATCCAAGGAACCGCTGGACATGTACTCATATATAAGAGCTCGTTTTGATCCCTCCAAACAAAACCCAAATAAGCTAACAATATTAATATGAGAGGTTCTGCCAATGCTCATAACCTCATTCACAAACTCATCTCCATTTCCTTTGCAGTCATGCAAGAATTTTACAGCAACCAAACGACCATCATGTAGTCTTCCTTTGTAAACTACACCATAACCACCTCTTCCAAGCTGATCACTGCGAGAAGACGTTATCTTCATTACCTTTGAGGACATGTATCTTTTTGGCGCTAGGGATCCATAAGATACTATCATGGCCTCATAATTCTTTTCATTGTTGCTGCTTGTCTTCTTGAGAAACCATAGTCGTTTGCCCTTTTTATGCCATATCAGGAAATAAATACATGTAAAGAGCAAGGTTGCAGCTGCTGATGTCAAAGCTGAGATGGAAGCACATGTTATTTCCTTTTGTAAATCAGAAGTTATTATACATTCATTATGATTACCAAGATGATCAATAGTTTAACTTTCTCTTTCTTCAAGAGTTCATTATGGTAATAGTACCAACAAGctaaagaccataagttgcacaGTCATGCATTATGCAGAAATGAGAGTTTCTTGTTTCAGTTTTAAATTTTAGAACCATTTTTCATTCACTACTGACAAGATAAATTTTAAAGTTAGCATTTCATCATAGAAAACACTATTATTGAACTACTAATATTTAAATCATCCCGTACGAAAAGATAGAAAATGTTTTAACATACCTATTAACATGATCTTCCTGAAGGCCCTCTTTCTACCTGGAATATAACATATAATTTATTAGTAAAAACTATATTGTTCAATAGTATTATGTTTGTTGTTTTTCCAAAAGAAAGAAAGGTGTAAGTATATGAATCTTCAATATTCTGTGATGAAATAGAAAAACACATTGCAAAATAACAAAGAACAATAGAACATGGAGTATTGAGACTTTTGTTTGATTGAGGTATTGAACAACTATGTAGCTCAAATGGAAGTTCGCCAAAACAAGCTTCAATTATAGGTCTGTTTAGATTTGATACCCAATATAGCGATTGCATACACTTAAGAATTGCGAGTCCACGAGTCGAGCCGAGTTGTACCGACTCATAGAGTAGCCGTGATTAGTCTAGATCGACATGTACTTCAGCAGTCGCTAGTACAAAATACTATCATACGTGACAGACAAATAAGAGATTTAATAACTAAAACGGACATAAGTTCAACacaaattacataaataataattCTAGAACCTAGAACATCATGACATAGGTCTCAAATGATCTCGTCTAGATGACGGATGTCTTTGAATTTCATCTTCATCCTTCTCGTCTAAATATCGCTTGAGAGCTCTGAACTTCCTTGTGTTTAAGAAGTCGTGGATTTCTTTCTTAATTTCCATAGATGCCTCTGGACAGTTATCCACATAGTTATACACATCACTGAAACCCCAGAAAGGTGCCGCCGCAGCCGTCCCACTCTCTGACCACACAACTTGCACTGGAGCAAATCCTTCCTGGCTAAATCTGGCCAAAATCATAATTCCAACTGGATCATCTGATTGAGCTTTCTGTCTACGATCATTGGACAGATCATGACCATCAGCATTCGGGCCCGCTTTAGGTCCGGAGGGCTATGGCCAGAACTCAGATCTGGCTGTCGGCTATGTGCACCTGTCCGAGGGTCAGCGGTGCACTACAGCTGCGGAGATATCGTCTGGCGTGCCGCGGTGGGGTGTGAGGATGGCCGGGAAGCACATGGACGGTGTCTGGCAGAGCTGGCCATGTGTGGGTTTCATGCCCCACCCCCTCCCCGGCCACGGTGTGGCTAATGTGTCGGATCCAGGCCAGGGGCCTAGATCTAGCGTTTGCCTAGTAATCGTTCTTTCAGGTTTTGTGGGCTTGGCCGGCGGATGCTCGTCCTGCCTGTTAAGTCCCCGCCGTCCAAGGGCTGGTTGGCTGGCTCGGACCTTCCCAGCCCGCTCCGATGGATTTGTCGTCGTGGCGTCTGCCATGTCATGGGTGGGAAATCTTGGATGCAGATGCGGCAGCCTCGGAAGGTGGACTACGCAGGTGACTCAGTGCACCGTGTGGGCTATAGGTGAAAACTTCTGTTTTGGTCTAAATGACAGCGACACAGCGCGCGCCGTGACCCTCTTGGGGCCATCATGGTGGAGCTCTGGTCTCCCCAAGTCTCGGTCTTCAGTGACAAGTTTGGTTTTCCATGTTCTTTCTTGTTTAACTGTGATTCACTTTGTAATAGAGTTTTCTCATCACTTTGTATCGGTTCAGCCGTGGGCTTTATTTATAAATCACTGTTTATCGGTTCGGCCATGGGCATTATTTATAAAGTGAGGGCCAAAGCCTATTTCTAGGAGGAGAGAAAGAACATGATTGATTCCTATGGGTGGGAAGTAGCTTATCAAAGTTTCCCACCGAAGCCGCTCTTCTTATTCCATAAATAAATTTTATGAAGTTCAAGAAGTTCAGTGAAAAAAGGGCAAGTTTTCTTCCATCCTTCCAAGCTCCTCGAGCTTGATCCACAAAAGATATGTGCATTTCTTATTTATAGTTTAGTATTAGAATGCTAAGTAAACAAACAAAACAATTTGATGACTGAACTTACCACTGACAGGTGCACGCTGCCATTTCAAGAGGAAGCCGCCGCTGATGAGCTGCTCGTAGTCGCTCGTGTTTGCCTTGCCATTTGCACCACCCAGCACCGGCACGACTACGAGAGTGTCGCAGCCCTCCATAGCACTCGTCTCATCGTAACTCCCTTCCGTGCGGACAAACACCTGGCTCTCGTTCCCACACCTCATTCTTGTCTGCTCCAGCTCTCTGTCCTGACGTACCATGGAAGCCGATGTGCAGTTGTACATCACGAGGTTCAGGTTGATGGGGTCAATCTTGAACGGGATGCCCAGCTTGTCGGAGGTGTTCCAGACCGTTACTTGGCAGCTGTTGGAGGCTTGCAACAATGTCAGCTTGCAGACATCCACAACGCGCAAGCTCTCTTCCTCGTAAGAGATGTCCATGATTGTGAATCCAACGCTGGGTACAGAGCTTGGTAGAACTGGAGTGTCGTTAAGGCAGGTGATCTCGAAATCCGGGGAACCACATGATCTTTCTGTCTGCCAATCAGAGAGCCAGAATGGGTCAGAGATGGTGACGTTGCCACAGCTCGTAGCCGAGCAGCCTTCCGCTTGCTCCTCAGCCACCACGACGGCCAGCATCAGCGGTAGCCACCAGGCCAAGAAGAGCCAGTATCTTGGAGTCATGGCAGCACGGGATTTGGAATTTGTTGCTAGTGAGCGGGGTGCTGGACCCTGGCCGCCTCGGAAGATGGAAGTAAGTGAGAATAAGAATGCTCTGCTAGTGATTCGGGGCGCTACGCTATCTTGGTGCACAAATCCTGTGAGACGAGCTTCACACGGCGGCCAAAAGACTAGCTTCACACGGTGACCAAAAGACTAACTTGTTGACTGGTTCTGGGGTGATGTTTCGACAGTTTGGCAGAATCCCAGTGGACAAGTCTCTACAGTGCGATTGGATGTGACTGCCGATAGTGGAATTCCATtaactgaatgtacttttccccaGGAGTACCATGGCACGTAATATTACAGCAGAAGCAATTTGCAAACACTTTTGTGTGGTGGTGTTGTATCTGGGAACATTAATTCAATGTTTCTTTTCGTGGGAAGAGATAGCTTTGTTGACTACTGAATATTCTTCATACAGTTTTTCTGGAGAGAGAGCCATTTTCTTGTGTGTAATGTGTATACTGGTACTTTGTGAACTCCAGGATTTGCCCATTACCTGCACCTTAACTTTCATCTTTACATGGCATGGCAGGATAATTGCAGTGATCCCGGCGATGGGGAGGTCTGGCAGCTGGCAGGGCACTTCAACCAGAGTGTGCATGGGTGGTTTGTCTCACCACCAGGAGCAGAAGAGATGTACCTTGATAAGTTGATAGTCACCACCAGGAGCAGGAAAGGCAGCAGCTCGGAACCATCACAATTGTTTAGATTTGGAATTTTTTTGCAGCTGTGGTCATGGGGTGTGGGGAGATAGAACAGAGAATACCGTGCCTAGTGGGCTGAGTGCTGGCTACCTTGGTCCACACGTCCTGCAGACGGTCTTCAGACTTTTCAAGAGTGTTCAGGAGAATCCACTGGAGAAGTCTCAAGGTGCGCTTGGATGTGATTGCCAGCAGAGGACTTTCGATTGACTTAGTGTGGGCACCATAATACCTAGTCGCAAATCCAATCTGCAAAATGTTGTGGTGCCTTGTTCATTCTCTGTGGTCTTGTTCTATCGGATTACGCTATTTTGATATTTGTTTTTTTCCCTGTGGTAAGATAGAGCTTTATTGTTTACTGGCTATTGTTTATACAATCTCTCTGGAGAAGACTCATGCCTATGTTAAATATGATCCTGCAACTCCTTCAAAACATATCCTTCTACCAGGTGTGAGCCTCCAGCTTCAATTCCAAAGTGACCTCCACCGCCTGGATGTATGGTTATGGTGAACTTTTATGCAGCGCTGAACTTGTGGTCTCCGGCGCATGGGTGCTGGAGCTATGGTGCGTGATGAGCATGGCATATTTCTGTTGGGTTGATGTCCTTCCTTGACAATGTTTGTTACCTTGAACCTGCCGTGGGTTTGCACTGATGTCTGCCGTAGATGGAAGTTCAGATAGAATCATCCAGGTTTAAGACAGTCTGAACCTGGTCTACAAGATCAATTCATCCTCGTATGCTTGAACGACTAATGCAAGGTGCCTGTACCAAATTATTCAAAGGAtatatggtagagatacatgagctGTCTTCAGcaattacaaaataaaatctaaatGATACTAGCATATCTttgaggtcttcaaactctttcttcttctaaGACATAATTATATACTTTTCTGAAAACAGCCAAAGATAGATTACAAATCATAGACTTGTAAATGCGAACGAAGGTTCtctcataattttaatttgaaccGTAATACTAAAGCTATGTGCACGCACctaaccattaaagtagtcaattaACATcgacaagagtaccaacaccagtataacATGAAATAATAATCGACCAGCCTTGTCGACGTCATTGGAGAGCCGATAGTACAAATTGCCATTGTAGAGGACATAGCCGCTGAGACAAAAACCGCGAGAATAATCCTCcccgcggcaaccatgagaaaagatccaaagtTGATCTGGCGACGCAAGATCTCAAGACTTATACCTAGAGAATTgcaatctttcaacaccaccattgacgccgagAAAGAGATCACGTTGCCGAACGAATGGCCGAAGGTCATTTATCGTAGACGATGCCATCTCTATTGAAGAAAAACTAACAAGAAAAGGGCTACCAAAATTCTAATAAAAACACTACTTTTATCAAAAACTCTAAGAATAGAttcccactcctcccgacgccggcgaagctGACCGAAGGAGGAAGAACCGATCTGTAGAGGAGGATAAAGTGGAGGCAGCTAGGCAGGGCCGGGCCGGCCAAATTTGGGGCCTTGTGCGATACTTTAAAATGGGGCCCTATTGCACTAGAAAAATAGACTATTCAAAAATTATAACCAATATGCGAGAGTATCTTACATAGAAATTGTATATATTAAGAAACATATCTATTAAACTCCCTGTTGCATAATATTTATTCGAACAACATTATTAAAAAGCATACCTATTAAACTCCTGACTCCTGGCTCAATCTGACTCTAGAATCAGTTTAAGGAACAATAGCAAATACAAGGGttgaagaatcaacatcaagTGACTGATTATCGGAGGACACTTTCGTTTTGTTTTTAACAAACTTGCCAATTGCCCCTCTTTGAGATTGAatcaattattcttccttctcttttttttaaCGCTTGTAAAAACTGGATTTGGACTTTTCCATGTTGATTTCTACAAAAAAAGATGAATAAAAATACAACACAACTGAACGAATTTGTAAATTATGATAAAAAAACATATAGGGGGCggtagagcatctactagaaaaaaCTGGACAAGAAAATTAGAAAAGAAATAGGGAAGAGAGATGAGATGAGGGATGCTGCGAGCGCATGACCGCACCTGGTGTACTTGATCGCAAGATCGACCGGCAAGGACTCGGAGCAGTGCAGAACTGCAGAGGAGAAGAACTGATTGGTGTTGGGGCCTGCAGCCCGCGTCGCTTCCGCTTCGTCAAGGGAGCCGAGCCATGTAGTTTCTCGATCAATTCAGCTTCGTTGAGGAAGGTGAGCCAGTTTCTAGGCAAAACctttacaccgaccaggtcggtggctaccgaccACCGCAcgccccctggtcgggtatgagcCAGGCCCATTTATGTCTGTTTAGTCTGTAGCAGTTCGTTTTCCCttttttttctggtttctttttctgttttcttttttctattttcggttttgtttatattttttagattcgaaattttttatttttaaaattgttcaaattgagaaaatgtttaaattctaaaatattcaaatttgaaaaccgttcaaatctcaAAACTGTTCAAATCTAAAtaccgttcaaatctgaaaaccgttcaaatctaaaaatcgttcaaatctgaaaaccgttcaaatttgaaaaccgttcgaaCGTGAAAAatgttaaattttttaaaaaatgatcATATTCgaatattttttcaaattttgaacaaaaaataaaaaatgttaaaattcaaaaactgttcaaatttcgagaaaaaaatctaaaaaatgtttcaaattcgaaaaatgttcaaattttgaaaatatttaaatttcgtAAAAAACTAAACTTGAAAATTCCAGATTTTAAAAATCACTTTTATAAAGAATCAGCTTTTAGaaaacgtaaaaagaaaaatcgaacagaaaaaacgaaatagcaaaaaaaaactgggattgttgggccggcccaacaacctaCCGGGGGGTGTGCGGCTCCTGGTCCGCGCCGACCACGTCGGCATACAGCACCCACCCAGTTTCTGGATCGATCGATTCCCGTCGGCCTTGCTGGGCTAGGCTACCTCTCCCCCATCGATTGGAAGGCCAAAGTATAGGGCtggtcctgttttttttttttttttgctgaataTCTATACGAGTATAAGCCTATAATAACATTTGGGGCCCCAATTTTTTTTGGGCCCTGTGCGCATGCACACTTTGCACTCCTGCTAGCCCGGGTCTGCAGCTAGGGTAAGGCGGCGGTTGTCTTCTTACTCGTGCGTGCTTCTGGGGTCGTGCAGTTTTTTTGAcaggaaacacattttcattACTCTCCTTGCACAGCAATATCACTGGCAATAAAGTCACTTACACAGCTGGGTGCAAAATCCACCCAGAAAGAACTCGCCTCAGCAGAGTTCATTCCAAATCTAGCTAGCTCGTGAGCTACAGCGTTACAGGTGCGCCGatcaaaggaaaaagaaaagcaaatgaAGTTGGTGACACACAGACTCTTCACTTCCTTTATCAGCACGCCTATGGTAGACCTGTCATACTCGTTGCCATTGAGAGCATTCACCAGAGTAGTAGAATCAGATTCAAATTCAACTCTGGTTGCACCCATCTTGATAGCTCCCTCCACCGCTGCAAGGCAGGCCATGGTTTCCGAATGGAGGGCGTCGCGGAGGTGGCAGGATTTACCAGCACCGGCCGCCGCAAAGTCCCCGAGATGATCCCTGGCGATGAAGCCCCAGGCTCCCTTCCCTGTTGCGCTGTCATAGGCTCCATCAAAATTGATCTTAATGGATCCATCAGGTGGTTTCCTCCATTTGTGATTGACAGGCGGTTTTGGTCTCTTCTCCGTTTTGTTGAGGCTTTGAAAGTCGATGATATGTGTCTCAACTTTGCGGCATACTTCCTCCACGTATCTTCTGTTTTCCCAGCGTTGACCTTGTTCCTGGCATCCCAGCACTCCCACATCAATGTCAATGTTTTGATTTGTGtatcctcctccatctggtccaagGCCTCCAGGAGCTCCATCGAGTTTTTGCAGCCAAGCAGCGATTCTCTGATCTTCCCCAACCCAAGGAACCTCCAGCATTCTTTCACCATCTTACATTTCAGGAAAATGTGTCCCCCATCTTCGTCCAGCCTGTTGCACACTGGACATCTTGTGTCCAAGTCGACACCTATCCGCTGGATCTTCATCCTGCTTGCCAAACTGTTGTGTGCCAACCTCCACACAAACATTCTCAACTTGTTGTCCGCCTTGAGTTTCCAGATTTTGCTCCATTCGAATTTAACTGTGTTGTTTGCAATGTACTCCCTGGATCAGGCCGCCTCCCTCCCTGTACGCCTATTTTTATTCATCACAGCCACCTTGTATGCAGACTTGACCAAAAAATTCCCTTTGGGATCGAAATGCCAGGCGATGCAGTCCTCCATATCCTCGCACAGGCTAATGGAGAGGATGGCCTTAGCATCTTCAGTTTGGAAATTTTCTCTGACCAGGCGTTCATCCCAAGTGCCATTGAGAGGATTTATGAGATCAGCC contains:
- the LOC124659791 gene encoding LEAF RUST 10 DISEASE-RESISTANCE LOCUS RECEPTOR-LIKE PROTEIN KINASE-like 2.4, which produces MTPRYWLFLAWWLPLMLAVVVAEEQAEGCSATSCGNVTISDPFWLSDWQTERSCGSPDFEITCLNDTPVLPSSVPSVGFTIMDISYEEESLRVVDVCKLTLLQASNSCQVTVWNTSDKLGIPFKIDPINLNLVMYNCTSASMVRQDRELEQTRMRCGNESQVFVRTEGSYDETSAMEGCDTLVVVPVLGGANGKANTSDYEQLISGGFLLKWQRAPVSGRKRAFRKIMLIALTSAAATLLFTCIYFLIWHKKGKRLWFLKKTSSNNEKNYEAMIVSYGSLAPKRYMSSKVMKITSSRSDQLGRGGYGVVYKGRLHDGRLVAVKFLHDCKGNGDEFVNEVMSIGRTSHINIVSLFGFCLEGSKRALIYEYMSSGSLDKYIYSGNPKETLGWERLYAIAIGIARGLDYLHHGCNSRIVHFDIKPQNILLDKDFTPKIADFGLAKLCHANESKLSMTGPRGTIGFIAPEVHYRNFGVVSTKSDVYSYGMMLLEMVGGRKNVNSMAKSSSEQYFPDWIYDHFAADDGLQACDVTREIEEMAKKMTFIGLWCIQILPIYRPTIAKVLEMFDRSLDEMEMPPKQNFCELLEDSAQNMSVQSASSTIPEDISLVNSKSLEELPSH